A region of Salvelinus namaycush isolate Seneca chromosome 9, SaNama_1.0, whole genome shotgun sequence DNA encodes the following proteins:
- the cnot1 gene encoding CCR4-NOT transcription complex subunit 1 isoform X11: protein MNLDSLSLALSQISYLVDNLTKKNYRASQQEIQHIVNRHGPEADRHLLRCLFSHVDFSGDGKSSGKDFHQFLIQECVSLISKPNFISTLCYAIDNPLHYQKSLKPSAHLFTQLSKVLKLSKVQEVIFGLALLNSCNADLRGFAAQFVKQKLPDLLRSYVDADLGVNQEGGFQDIAIEVLHLLLSHLLFGQKGASGVGQEQIDAFLKTLCRDFPQARCPVVLAPLLYPEKRDILMDRILPDSGELAKTMMESSLAEFMQEVGYGFCASLDECRNIILQYGVREVTASQVARVLGMMARTHSGLSDGIPLQSISAPGSGIWSDGKDKSDGSQAHTWNVEVLIDVVKEVNPNLNFKEVTYELDHPGFMIRDSKGLQMVVYGIQRGLGMEVFPVDLIYRPWKHAEGQLSFIQHSLMSPDVFCFADYPCHTVAIDILKAPPEDDNREIATWKSLDLVESLLRLSEVGQYEQVKQLFSFPIKHCPDMLVLALLQISTSWHTLRHELISTLMPIFLGNHPNSAIILHYAWHGQGQSPSIRQLIMHSMAEWYMRGEQYDQAKLSRILDVAQDLKSLSMLLNGTPFAFVIDLAALASRREYLKLDKWLTDKIREHGEPFIQACVTFLKRRCPSIMGGLAPEKDQPKSAQLPPETMATMLGCLQSCAGSVSQELSETILTMVANCSNVMNKARQPPPGVMPKGRAPSTSSLDAISPVQVSVSPLQMDPLTAMGSLNLSSSATSHTQSMQGFPTPLGSAFSNPQSPAKAFPPLSNPNPSTPFGGIGSLSSQLGNTGPLGSGIGSGLGMPAVSSDPFGTRKMSTPGLNPTTFQQSKMKASDLSQVWPEANQHFSKEIDDEANSYFQRIYNHPPHPTMSVDEVLEMLQRFKDSTIKREREVFNCMLRNLFEEYRFFPQYPDKELHITACLFGGIIEKGLVTYMALGLALRYVLEALRKPFGSKMYYFGIAALDRFKNRLKDYPQYCQHLASIGHFLQFPLTLQEYIEYGQQSRDPPVKMQGSITTPGSLALAQAQAQSQPPKAPQSGQPSTLVTTATATTTVAKTTTITRPTPGSFKKDVPPSINTTNIDTLLVATDQTERIVEPPENVQEKIAFIFNNLSQSNMTQKVEELKETVKEEFMPWVSQYLVMKRVSIEPNFHSLYSNFLDTLKNPEFVKMVLNETYRNIKVLLTSDKAAANFSDRSLLKNLGHWLGMITLAKNKPILYTDLEVKSLLLEAYVKGQQELLYVVPFVAKVLESSLRSVIFRPQNPWTMAIMNVLAELHTEHDLKLNLKFEIEVLCKNLSLDINDLKPGTLLKDKDKLKSLEEQLSAPKKEAKPPEEMIPIVSTAAPSTPAPTTTCSATGPPTPQFSYHDINVYALAGLAPHINININIPLLQAHPQLKQCVRQSIERAVQELVHPVVDRSIKIAMTTCEQIVRKDFALDSEESRMRVAAHHMMRNLTAGMAMITCREPLLMSIATNLKNSFAAALRAPTPQQREMMEEAAARVAQDNCELACCFIQKTAVEKAGPEMDKRLATEFELRKHARQEGRRYCDPVVLTYQAERMPEQIRLKVGGVDPKQLAVYEEFARNVPGFLPSNDLSQPTGFLAQPMKQQAWATDDVAQIYDKCMADLEQHLHAIPPALAMNPQTQALRSLLEAVALARNSRDGIAALGLLQKAVEGLLDATSGADADLLLRYRECHLLVLKALQDGRAYGPLWCNKQITRCLIECRDEYKYNVEAVELLIRNHLVNMQQYDLHLAQSMENGLHYMAVAFAMQLVKLLLVDERSVSHITEADLFHTIETLMRTSAHSRANAPEGLPQLMDVVRSNYEAMIDRAHGGPNFMMHSGISQASEYDDPPGLREKAEYLLREWVNLYHSAAAGRDSTKAFSAFVGQMHQQGILKTDDLITRFFRLCTEMCVEISYRAQAEQQHNPAASAAIIRAKCYHNLDAFVRLIALLVKHSGEATNTVTKINLLNKVLGIVVGVLIQDHDVRQTEFQQLPYHRIFIMLLLELNAPEHVLETINFQTLTAFCNTFHILRPTKAPGFVYAWLELISHRIFIARMLAHTPQQKGWPMYAQLLIDLFKYLAPFLRNVELNKPMQILYKGTLRVLLVLLHDFPEFLCDYHYGFCDVIPPNCIQLRNLILSAFPRNMRLPDPFTPNLKVDMLSEINIAPRILTNFTGVMPSQFKKDLDSYLKTRSPVTFLSELRSNLQVGGATLGPWKYLQHNDTSLEQVSNEPGNRYNIQLINALVLYVGTQAIAHIHNKGSTPSMSTITHSAHMDIFQNLAVDLDTEGRYLFLNAIANQLRYPNSHTHYFSCTMLYLFAEANTEAIQEQITRVLLERLIVNRPHPWGLLITFIELIKNPAFKFWSHDFVHCAPEIEKLFQSVAQCCMGQKQAQQVMEGTGAS from the exons ATGAATCTTGACTCGCTCTCGCTGGCTTTGTCTCAAATCAGCTACCTGGTGGACAATTTAACAAAGAAAAACTACAGAGCCAGCCAGCAGGAAATACAGCAT ATTGTGAATCGTCACGGCCCTGAGGCGGACAGGCATTTATTACGCTGTCTCTTCTCCCATGTGGATTTCAGTGGTGATGGTAAAAGCAGTGGCAAAGATTTTCATCAG TTTCTGATCCAGGAGTGTGTTTCACTGATTTCAAAGCCTAATTTTATTTCAACACTTTGCTACGCCATCGACAATCCTTTGCACTACCAGAAG AGTTTGAAGCCGTCGGCCCACTTGTTTACTCAGTTGAGTAAAGTTCTCAAGCTAAGCAAGGTTCAAGAA GTGATATTTGGCCTTGCTTTGCTCAATTCGTGCAACGCAGACCTTCGTGGTTTTG CCGCGCAGTTCGTCAAACAAAAGCTCCCTGATCTCCTCCGCTCGTACGTGGACGCGGACCTTGGCGTTAACCAGGAAGGTGGCTTCCAAGATATTGCCATAGAGGTCCTGCACCTGCTCCTCTCCCATCTTCTGTTTGGCCAGAAGGGAGCCAGTGGCGTCGGACAAGAGCAGATTGACGCTTTCCTCAAGACACTGTGCAGAG atttCCCGCAGGCGCGCTGCCCTGTGGTGCTTGCACCGCTGCTGTACCCTGAAAAACGGGACATTCTGATGGACAGGATTCTGCCAGACTCGGGAGAGTTAGCCAAGACCATGATGGAGAGTTCTCTTGCAGAGTTCATGCAGGAAGTTGGCTATGGCTTTTGTGCAAG TCTTGATGAATGCCGCAACATAATTCTGCAGTATGGGGTGCGAGAGGTTACTGCCAGCCAGGTGGCCAGGGTCCTGGGGATGATGGCTCGTACCCACTCTGGCTTGTCTGATGGAATCCCCCTACAG TCCATCTCTGCTCCGGGCAGTGGCATTTGGAGTGATGGAAAGGACAAAAGTGATGGTTCTCAGGCCCACACTTGGAATGTAGAAGTTCTGATTGACGTGGTCAAAGAAGTT AACCCCAATCTGAACTTCAAAGAGGTGACCTACGAGCTCGATCACCCTGGCTTTATGATCCGGGACAGTAAGGGACTTCAGATGGTGGTGTATGGGATCCAGAGGGGCCTGGGCATGGAGGTGTTCCCTGTCGACCTCATCTACCGGCCCTGGAAGCATGCTGAGGGACAG CTGTCATTCATTCAGCACTCCCTCATGAGCCCAGATGTGTTCTGCTTCGCTGACTACCCCTGCCACACCGTAGCCATCGACATACTGAAGGCGCCACCCGAGGACGATAACAGGGAGATAGCCACCTG GAAGAGCCTGGACCTGGTGGAGAGCCTCCTGCGCCTCTCTGAGGTGGGCCAGTACGAGCAGGTGAAGCAGCTCTTCAGTTTCCCCATCAAGCACTGTCCTGACATGCTGGTGCTGGCGCTGCTGCAGATCAGCACCTCCTGGCACACCCTGCGCCACGAGCTCATCTCCACCCTCATGCCCATCTTCCTGGGCAACCATCCCAACTCTGCCATCATCTTGCACTACGCGTGGCACGGACAGGGACAGTCCCCCTCTATCCGTCAGCTGATCATGCACTCGATGGCAGAGTGGTACATGAGAGGAGAGCAGTACGACCAGGCCAAGCTGTCCCGCATCCTGGATGTGGCCCAGGACTTGAAG tctctttcaATGCTGCTAAATGGTACTCCATTTGCCTTTGTTATTGACCTTGCTGCACTTGCCTCTCGCCGTGAATACCTCAAACTTGACAAATGGCTGACTGACAAAATCCGAGAGCACGGG GAGCCCTTCATCCAGGCATGTGTAACGTTCCTGAAGAGACGCTGTCCCTCTATTATGGGTGGTCTGGCCCCAGAGAAGGACCAGCCCAAAAGCGCCCAGCTCCCCCCGGAAACGATGGCTACCATGCTGGGCTGTCTGCAGTCCTGTGCAGG GAGTGTGTCTCAAGAGCTCTCTGAGACTATCTTGACCATGGTTGCCAACTGTAGCAACGTCATGAACAAAGCCCGCCAGCCACCACCGGGGGTCATGCCAAAGGGACGTGCTCCCAGCACCAGCAGCCTAGACGCCATTTCCCCTGTGCAGGTATCGGTGTCTCCTCTCCAG ATGGATCCCCTGACAGCCATGGGTTCGCTGAACCTGAGCAGCTCTGCCACCTCTCACACACAGAGCATGCAGGGCTTCCCTACCCCGCTGGGCTCTGCCTTCAGCAACCCCCAGTCCCCAGCTAAGGCCTTCCCTCCACTGTCCAACCCCAACCCCAGCACACCATTTGGGGGGATTGGAAGCCTCTCTTCACAGCTAGGTAACACAG GTCCGCTGGGATCAGGCATTGGTTCTGGTCTTGGAATGCCAGCGGTGAGCAGCGATCCGTTTGGGACGAGGAAGATGAGCACACCGGGCCTGAATCCGACCACCTTTCAGCAGAGTAAGATGAAGGCCT CTGACCTATCTCAGGTGTGGCCCGAGGCTAACCAGCACTTTAGTAAGGAGATTGACGATGAGGCTAACAGTTACTTCCAGCGCATCTACAATCACCCCCCACACCCCACCATGTCTGTGGATGAG GTGCTGGAGATGTTGCAGAGGTTCAAGGACTCCACCATCAAGCGAGAGCGGGAGGTCTTTAACTGTATGCTGAGGAACTTGTTTGAGGAGTACCGCTTCTTCCCCCAGTACCCTGACAAGGAGCTGCACATCACCGCCTGCCTGTTCGGGGGGATCATCGAGAAGGGTCTTGTCACCTACATGGCCCTTGGGCTGGCCCTCAGATATGTCCTTGAAGCCTTAAGGAAGCCATTTGGATCCAAAATGTATTACTTTGGAATCGCTGCTCTAGATAGATTCAAAAATAG GCTGAAGGACTATCCCCAATATTGTCAGCATTTGGCCTCGATCGGCCACTTTCTGCAATTCCCCCTTACTTTACAAGAG TATATCGAGTATGGCCAACAGTCACGGGATCCTCCAGTGAAGATGCAAGGATCCATCACCACCCCTGGGAGCCTGGCGTTGGCTCAAGCTCAGGCCCAGTCTCAGCCTCCCAAAGCCCCCCAGTCTGGACAGCCCAGCACCCTGGTCACCACAGCTACTGCCACCACCACTGTCGCCAAAACCACTACCATCACACGACCTACCCCTGGCAGCTTCAAGAAGGATGTGCCG CCCTCCATCAACACCACAAACATTGACACTCTGCTAGTAGCAACAGACCAAACCGAGAGGATTGTGGAACCCCCAGAAAATGTTCAAGAGAAAATTGCTTTCATCTTCAATAACCTGTCACAATCCAACATGACACAGAAG GTTGAGGAGTTAAAGGAAACTGTGAAAGAGGAGTTTATGCCCTGGGTCTCCCAGTATCTTGTCATGAAGAGGGTCAGCATCGAGCCCAACTTCCACAGCCTATACTCCAACTTTCTAGACACTCTGAAGAACCCTGAGTTTGTCAAAATGGTCCTGAATGAAACTTACAGAAACATCAAG GTTCTCCTTACCTCTGATAAGGCAGCTGCAAACTTCTCTGATCGATCCCTACTGAAGAATTTGGGCCACTGGCTTGGCATGATCACTCTGGCAAAAAACAAGCCCATCCTGTACACG gatttGGAGGTAAAATCCCTCTTGTTGGAAGCCTATGTCAAGGGGCAGCAGGAGCTACTGTATGTGGTCCCGTTTGTGGCCAAAGTCCTGGAATCCAGTTTGCGTAGCGTG ATCTTCCGACCTCAGAATCCCTGGACCATGGCCATCATGAATGTTCTGGCAGAGTTGCATACGGAACATGATCTGAAG CTGAACTTAAAGTTTGAGATTGAGGTGCTGTGTAAGAACTTATCACTGGACATCAATGACCTGAAGCCTGGCACCCTGCTGAAAGACAAAGACAAGTTGAAGAGTCTGGAGGAGCAGCTCTCTGCACCAAAGAAAGAGGCCAAGCCCCCTGAAGAAATGATTCCTATTGTTAGCACAG CTGCACCATCCACTCCCGCCCCAACCACCACTTGCTCAGCTACTGGGCCCCCTACCCCGCAGTTTAGCTATCATGACATCAATGTGTACGCCCTTGCAGGGCTAGCCCCTCACATCAATATCAACATCAAC ATCCCCTTGCTTCAAGCCCACCCTCAGCTCAAGCAGTGTGTGAGACAGTCCATTGAGCGGGCCGTGCAAGAGCTCGTCCACCCCGTAGTGGACCGCTCCATCAAGATCGCCATGACAACTTGCGAGCAGATCGTCAGGAAGGACTTTGCTCTGGACTCGGAGGAGTCGCGCATGCGTGTGGCAGCTCATCATATGATGCGCAACCTGACTGCCGGCATGGCCATGATCACCTGCCGGGAGCCCCTGCTCATGAGCATCGCCACCAACCTGAAGAACAGCTTTGCCGCTGCCCTCAGG GCCCCCACCCCCCAGCAGAGAGAGATGATGGAGGAGGCTGCTGCCAGGGTCGCCCAGGACAACTGTGAGCTGGCCTGCTGCTTCATCCAGaagactgcagtggagaaggctGGCCCAGAGATGGACAAGAGGCTGGCGACG GAGTTTGAGCTGAGGAAGCATGCCCGTCAGGAGGGCCGTCGCTACTGTGACCCCGTTGTGCTGACCTACCAGGCCGAGCGCATGCCAGAGCAGATCAGACTCAAG GTTGGAGGCGTAGACCCCAAACAGCTGGCAGTGTATGAGGAGTTTGCCCGGAACGTTCCAGGCTTCCTACCCAGCAACGACCTGTCTCAGCCCACAGGATTCCTTGCCCAACCCATGAAG caacaggcaTGGGCCACGGATGACGTGGCTCAGATCTATGACAAGTGCATGGCAGACCTGGAGCAGCACCTCCACGCCATCCCTCCCGCGCTGGCCATGAACCCTCAGACCCAGGCTTTGCGCAGCCTGCTGGAGGCCGTGGCCCTAGCCAGGAACTCCCGGGACGGCATCGCCGCTCTGGGCCTGCTGCAGAAG GCTGTGGAGGGTCTGCTGGATGCTACCAGTGGTGCCGATGCTGACTTGCTTCTGCGGTATAGAGAGTGCCACCTGCTGGTGCTCAAAGCCCTCCAGGACGGCCGGGCATACGGGCCACTGTGGTGCAACAAGCAGATTACCAG GTGCCTGATTGAGTGCCGTGATGAGTACAAGTACAACGTGGAGGCTGTGGAGCTGCTGATCAGAAACCACCTGGTCAACATGCAGCAGTATGACCTGCACCTGGCACAG TCTATGGAGAATGGGCTGCACTACATGGCGGTGGCGTTTGCCATGCAGCTGGTGAAGCTGCTGTTGGTGGATGAGCGCAGTGTGAGCCACATTACCGAGGCAGACTTGTTCCACACTATCGAGACTCTGATGCGAACCAGCGCCCACTCCAGGGCCAACGCACCTGAGGG GCTTCCTCAGCTGATGGACGTGGTCCGTTCCAACTACGAGGCCATGATTGACCGGGCCCACGGAGGACCCAACTTTATGATGCACTCTGGCATCTCCCAGGCATCCGAGTACGACGATCCGCCGGGCCTGAGGGAGAAGGCTGAGTACCTGCTGAGGGAATGGGTCAACCTGTACCATTCTGCAGCCGCCGGCCGGGACAGCACCAAGGCCTTCTCTGCCtttgtgggacag ATGCACCAGCAGGGCATTCTGAAGACCGATGACCTGATCACTCGTTTCTTCCGGCTGTGCACGGAGATGTGTGTGGAGATCAGCTACCGTGCGcaggccgagcagcagcacaacccCGCGGCCAGCGCCGCCATCATCAGGGCCAAGTGTTACCACAACCTGGACGCCTTTGTGCGCCTCATTGCCCTGCTGGTCAAGCACTCCGGAGAGGCCACCAACACTGTCACCAAGATCAACCTGCTCAACAAG GTTCTAGGTATTGTGGTTGGAGTGTTGATCCAGGACCATGATGTGAGACAGACTGAGTTCCAGCAGTTGCCTTACCACCGCATCTTCATCATGCTGTTGCTCGAGCTCAATGCCCCCGAGCACGTGCTCGAGACCATCAACTTCCAGACCCTCACCGCCTTCTG CAACACTTTCCACATCCTGAGGCCTACCAAAGCCCCTGGCTTTGTTTACGCTTGGCTGGAGTTGATCTCTCACCGTATCTTCATCGCCAGGATGCTGGCGCACACCCCACAGCAGAAG GGTTGGCCCATGTATGCGCAACTTCTCATTGATCTGTTCAAGTACCTGGCGCCCTTCCTGAGGAATGTTGAGCTTAACAAACCTATGCAAATCCTCTACAAG GGTACCCTGCGCGTCCTTCTGGTCCTACTGCATGACTTCCCAGAGTTCCTGTGCGACTACCACTACGGCTTCTGCGACGTCATCCCGCCCAACTGCATCCAGCTCCGCAACCTGATTCTGAGTGCCTTCCCACGCAACATGAGGCTTCCAGACCCCTTCACTCCCAATCTGAAG GTTGACATGCTCAGCGAGATCAACATCGCTCCGCGCATCCTCACAAACTTCACCGGAGTGATGCCCTCTCAGTTCAAGAAGGATCTGGACTCGTACCTGAAGACACGCTCCCCCGTCACCTTCCTCTCTGAGCTCCGCAGCAATCTGCAGGTAGGGGGCGCCACTCTGGGTCCCTGGAAGTATTTGCAGCACAACGACACATCTTTAGAACAG GTGTCAAATGAGCCAGGCAACCGTTACAACATCCAGCTGATCAACGCTCTGGTGCTGTATGTGGGAACCCAGGCCATTGCACACATCCACAACAAGGGCAGCACCCCCTCCATGAGCACCATCACTCACTCAGCCCACATGGACATCTTCCAGAACCTGGCTGTGGACCTGGACACTGAGG GGCGTTATCTCTTCCTGAATGCCATTGCCAATCAGCTGCGCTACCCAAACAGCCACACCCATTACTTCAGCTGCACCATGCTGTACCTGTTTGCTGAGGCCAACACTGAGGCAATCCAGGAGCAGATTACCAG GGTTCTTCTGGAGAGGCTGATTGTGAACAGGCCTCATCCCTGGGGACTGCTCATCACCTTCATCGAGCTCATCAAGAATCCCGCCTTCAAGTTCTGGAGCCACGACTTTGTACACTGTGCCCCGGAGATCGAGAA gttgTTCCAGTCAGTGGCTCAGTGCTGCATGGGGCAAAAGCAGGCTCAGCAGGTGATGGAGGGCACTGGTGccagttag